The DNA segment ACTTTTGGTGTTCGCCACACTTTAGTAGACACGCACGGTGGCTTCGTCGTCAATTGAGGACGACGGCTTTTACACCACTACTTGAGACTCTAACTATCGCGCGGCGCCCGGACAGCCTCCGCTTCAGCGCGCACCACGCTCGCCGGTTGACATTCGTGTGACGGCAAAGGGCGAACTGTGGCTCAAGGATCATCACCTGTTCTGCCGCCTCGCATGCTGTCCGAAACCTCAGCCCAACAAGAAGCGGGAAGACGCACCACTCGCATCTTCCCGCACACCCTATAAGCCACCTGCAGATTACCCTTGGCGTCGCATGCAACTCGGCAGACCGAAGCCGAGCTCTAGACGCTCTGCAGAGGCAACTTCAACGCAATCAGGCTGCCGCGCGTTCGTCAAGAAGTGAGGTCATCACGTCCTGCTCCAGGAGTGGCTTCATAGGGAACGCGCCGTAAGCGAAGCGGCCCTGCACGGCGCGGTCAACGTTTGCGTCGCCTGAAGGGAATGACATGTCCGTCATGCGTCCTCTAGTTCCTGGGTCGCTTCAGGCTCTCTCCAGATGGCCCGCACCCGTGCAAGGGTACACGGCGCGCACGCCAGAACGCGAGCGAGCTGACACGTGTAAGGACGCACACGCCGTTCTTCAAATGACGAGTTCCAAGCCGACATGGGTCACTAACGATTGACACCGCGGTAGCCCGCCATTCGAGCGGTCAGGACGAGATCGAACAGCCACCAGATGCCGACCGCGAACAGGAGAATGTGGCCGATCACGGTTGACGCGACGAGTCCCCCAACCACGGTGCAGGCGGCCATCAACAGGCCGGTGCCAACGTGGCCGAGATACACGCGATGCACGCCGAGGTATCCCAGGAAAAACCACAAAACGTACGCGAGCGCCACGCTTCTTGGCATTCCGTCCCCCCCATAACCCGACGTACTACATGGCTATGAGGAGGCCGCTTGTCAACTTGCCGGGTGTTCGCAGACTGCGGATCAGCGAGGTGCCGAGGGAGACAGCCGGTTGGCCCAGGTGAGCAGGCGGATCGTCTCCCGATACATCAGGCTCTTGCGCGGCGCGCCAAACACCACGCTGATGAGCACATGTCCGTCCGACGGGCGCTTGACGGCTGTGGCAAGACAGTACATCGCGCGGGAGGTGAAGCCCGTCTTCCCTCCGATGAATTCGCCGATCGCGGCTGGCGGACTGTACAACAGCCGATTGCCGTTGCGGACGGCCTTCCCGGCGATGGTCGCCTGCGGCGTCTG comes from the Alicyclobacillus vulcanalis genome and includes:
- a CDS encoding TM2 domain-containing protein, yielding MPRSVALAYVLWFFLGYLGVHRVYLGHVGTGLLMAACTVVGGLVASTVIGHILLFAVGIWWLFDLVLTARMAGYRGVNR